A single region of the Pseudomonas granadensis genome encodes:
- a CDS encoding tautomerase family protein has translation MPLVRVDIQQNPNPEFAKRIGEQIYAALRSCIDVPEHDNFQILTEHDAQHLVYDPQYLGIQRSDGVVFIQITISEGRSVEKKQLLFKTIADNLHAELAVRLEDVFINLIEVKKENWSFGNGIAQYVT, from the coding sequence ATGCCACTGGTTCGCGTCGACATTCAGCAAAACCCCAATCCCGAGTTCGCAAAGCGTATTGGCGAACAGATCTATGCCGCCCTGCGCAGCTGCATCGATGTGCCGGAACATGACAATTTTCAGATCCTCACCGAGCACGACGCCCAGCACCTCGTTTATGACCCTCAGTACTTGGGAATTCAGCGCAGCGACGGCGTGGTGTTCATTCAGATCACCATCAGCGAGGGACGGTCGGTGGAGAAGAAGCAACTGCTGTTCAAAACCATCGCCGATAACCTGCACGCTGAACTGGCGGTGCGTCTGGAAGACGTGTTCATCAATCTGATCGAGGTGAAGAAGGAGAACTGGTCGTTTGGCAATGGTATTGCGCAATACGTTACTTGA
- a CDS encoding HAAAP family serine/threonine permease, producing the protein MNDQANSVEERFDAAAPAELSSWNRQDTTWMLGLFGTAIGAGTLFLPINAGLGGFWPLVILALLAFPMTFYAHRGLTRFVLSGREGADITEVVEQHFGIKAGALITLLYFFAIFPILLIYSVGLTNTVASFLEHQLHITPPPRALLSFVLILGLLAVVRCGEQAIVKAMSLMVYPFIVALLFLAVYLIPHWNGGILATASHVPAPSELLRTLWLAITVMVFSFNHSPIISAFAVDQKRRYGQHAEERSSQILSRAHALMVLMVMFFVFSCVLTLSPEQLAEAKAQNLSILSYLANHFSNPTIAFAAPLIAFVAISKSFLGHYIGASEGLKGLIVKSGKRPGAKALDRIVAALMLVICWIVATLNPSILGMIETIGGPVIAAILFLMPMYAIRKVPAMARYRGQASNVFVTAVGLVAISALVYKLAV; encoded by the coding sequence ATGAATGATCAGGCCAATAGCGTCGAAGAGCGCTTTGATGCAGCAGCACCCGCTGAACTTTCGAGCTGGAATCGCCAGGACACCACCTGGATGTTGGGACTGTTCGGGACGGCCATTGGCGCCGGCACTCTGTTCCTGCCGATCAACGCGGGTCTGGGGGGCTTCTGGCCGCTGGTGATCCTCGCGCTGCTGGCGTTCCCGATGACGTTTTATGCGCACCGTGGCCTGACGCGGTTCGTGTTGTCCGGTCGTGAAGGCGCCGACATCACCGAGGTGGTCGAGCAGCATTTCGGCATCAAGGCCGGCGCACTGATCACGTTGCTGTACTTCTTCGCCATCTTCCCCATCCTGCTGATCTACAGCGTTGGACTGACCAACACGGTCGCCAGTTTCCTCGAACACCAACTGCACATCACGCCGCCGCCACGAGCACTGCTGTCGTTCGTGCTGATCCTCGGTTTGCTCGCGGTGGTGCGCTGCGGCGAGCAAGCGATCGTCAAAGCGATGAGCCTGATGGTCTACCCGTTTATCGTTGCGCTGCTGTTTCTGGCGGTGTACCTGATCCCACACTGGAACGGCGGCATTCTCGCCACCGCATCGCATGTACCAGCACCGTCTGAGCTGTTGCGTACCCTGTGGCTGGCGATTACGGTGATGGTGTTCTCATTCAACCATTCGCCGATCATCTCGGCCTTTGCGGTCGATCAGAAACGCCGCTACGGTCAGCACGCAGAGGAGCGCAGTTCGCAGATCCTGTCGCGCGCCCATGCATTGATGGTGCTGATGGTGATGTTCTTCGTGTTCAGTTGCGTGCTGACGCTGTCGCCGGAGCAACTGGCTGAGGCCAAGGCGCAGAACCTGTCGATCCTGTCGTACCTGGCCAACCATTTCAGTAATCCGACCATCGCTTTTGCGGCGCCGCTGATTGCTTTTGTGGCGATCTCCAAGTCGTTCCTCGGCCACTACATCGGTGCCAGCGAAGGCCTGAAAGGCTTGATCGTCAAGAGCGGCAAGCGTCCGGGGGCCAAGGCACTGGATCGCATCGTCGCGGCGCTCATGCTGGTGATCTGCTGGATCGTGGCGACGCTGAATCCAAGCATTCTGGGGATGATCGAGACGATTGGCGGCCCGGTGATCGCGGCGATTCTGTTCCTCATGCCGATGTATGCGATTCGCAAAGTGCCGGCCATGGCGCGTTATCGTGGGCAGGCGTCGAATGTGTTTGTAACGGCTGTTGGTCTGGTGGCGATTTCGGCGCTGGTTTACAAACTGGCCGTGTGA
- the acnB gene encoding bifunctional aconitate hydratase 2/2-methylisocitrate dehydratase, whose protein sequence is MLEAYRKHIEERAALGIVPQPLNAEQTAGLIELLKNPPAGEEAFLVDLITNRVPPGVDEAAYVKAGFLSALAKGEASSPLLDKKRAVELLGTMQGGYNIVTLVELLDDTALAPVAAEELKHTLLMFDAFHDVAEKAKNGNVHAKAVLQSWADGEWFKKRPVLADKISLRVFKVTGETNTDDLSPAPDAWSRPDIPLHALAMLKMARDGIVPDEQGKTGPMKQIEEMRGQGFPIAYVGDVVGTGSSRKSATNSVLWFFGDDIPYVPNKRAGGFCFGSKIAPIFYNTMEDAGALPIEFDVSNMNMGDVIDLYPHAGKVCKHGTDEVITTFEMKTPVLLDEVRAGGRIPLIIGRGLTEKARAELGLPAFDLFKKPEAPAESTKGFTLAQKMVGKACGLAEGQGVRPGTYCEPKMTTVGSQDTTGPMTRDELKDLACLGFSADLVMQSFCHTAAYPKPIDVTTHHTLPDFIMTRGGVSLRPGDGIIHSWLNRMLLPDTVGTGGDSHTRFPMGISFPAGSGLVAFAAATGVMPLDMPESILVRFKGKMKPGITLRDLVHAIPYFAIQNGLLTVEKKGKKNAFSGRILEIEGLEGLTLEQAFELSDASAERSAAGCTIKLSKESITEYLQSNITLLRWMIGEGYGDARTLERRAQAMEAWIANPELMEADADAEYAEVIEIDLAEINEPVLCAPNDPDDARLLSSVAGEKIDEVFIGSCMTNIGHFRAAGKLLEQVKGQLPTRLWLSPPTKMDAHQLTEEGYYGIYGKAGARMEMPGCSLCMGNQARVEPNSTVVSTSTRNFPNRLGDGANVYLASAELASVASILGRLPTVEEYMEYAGKIDSMAADVYRYLSFDQIAEFREAAANAKIPVVQA, encoded by the coding sequence GTGCTTGAAGCCTACCGCAAACATATCGAAGAGCGTGCAGCCCTGGGTATCGTTCCCCAGCCGCTTAACGCCGAACAAACAGCAGGCCTGATCGAGCTGCTGAAGAACCCTCCGGCTGGCGAAGAAGCTTTCCTCGTTGACCTGATCACCAACCGCGTACCGCCTGGAGTGGACGAAGCCGCCTACGTCAAGGCCGGCTTCCTGTCTGCACTGGCCAAGGGCGAAGCCTCCTCCCCTCTGCTGGACAAGAAACGCGCTGTCGAACTGCTCGGCACCATGCAGGGCGGCTACAACATCGTCACCCTCGTCGAACTGCTGGACGACACCGCGCTGGCGCCTGTCGCCGCCGAAGAACTCAAGCACACCCTGCTGATGTTCGACGCCTTCCACGATGTGGCTGAAAAAGCCAAGAACGGCAACGTTCACGCCAAGGCCGTGCTGCAATCCTGGGCTGATGGCGAGTGGTTCAAGAAGCGCCCGGTGCTGGCCGACAAGATCAGCCTGCGCGTATTCAAGGTCACCGGCGAAACCAACACCGACGACCTTTCCCCTGCGCCAGACGCCTGGTCGCGTCCTGACATCCCGCTGCACGCCCTGGCCATGCTGAAAATGGCCCGTGACGGCATCGTTCCGGACGAGCAAGGCAAGACCGGCCCGATGAAGCAGATCGAAGAAATGCGCGGCCAGGGCTTCCCGATCGCCTACGTCGGTGACGTGGTCGGTACCGGTTCTTCGCGTAAATCGGCCACCAACTCGGTGCTGTGGTTCTTCGGCGACGACATCCCGTACGTGCCGAACAAGCGCGCTGGTGGTTTCTGCTTCGGCAGCAAGATCGCTCCGATCTTCTACAACACCATGGAAGATGCCGGCGCACTGCCAATCGAATTCGACGTGTCGAACATGAACATGGGCGATGTGATCGACCTGTACCCGCACGCTGGCAAAGTCTGCAAGCACGGTACCGACGAAGTCATCACCACCTTCGAAATGAAAACCCCGGTGCTGCTGGACGAAGTCCGTGCCGGCGGTCGTATCCCGCTGATCATCGGCCGTGGCCTGACCGAGAAGGCTCGCGCCGAACTGGGTCTGCCGGCGTTTGATCTGTTCAAGAAGCCAGAAGCTCCGGCTGAAAGCACCAAGGGTTTCACCCTGGCGCAGAAAATGGTCGGCAAGGCCTGTGGCCTGGCTGAAGGCCAGGGCGTGCGTCCTGGCACCTACTGCGAACCGAAAATGACCACCGTGGGTTCTCAGGACACCACCGGTCCGATGACCCGTGACGAACTGAAAGACCTGGCGTGCCTGGGCTTCTCCGCTGATCTGGTGATGCAGTCCTTCTGCCACACCGCGGCCTATCCAAAGCCGATCGACGTGACCACCCACCACACCCTGCCTGACTTCATCATGACCCGCGGCGGCGTTTCCCTGCGTCCGGGCGACGGCATCATCCACTCGTGGCTGAACCGCATGCTGCTGCCGGACACCGTCGGTACCGGTGGTGACTCGCACACCCGTTTCCCGATGGGCATTTCGTTCCCGGCCGGTTCCGGTCTGGTGGCGTTTGCTGCAGCCACTGGCGTGATGCCGCTGGACATGCCGGAATCGATCCTGGTGCGCTTCAAAGGCAAGATGAAACCTGGCATCACCCTGCGTGACCTGGTTCATGCCATTCCTTACTTCGCCATCCAGAACGGTCTGCTGACCGTCGAGAAGAAAGGCAAGAAAAACGCCTTCTCCGGCCGCATCCTGGAAATCGAAGGCCTGGAAGGTCTGACCCTGGAGCAGGCGTTCGAACTGTCCGACGCCTCTGCCGAACGTTCGGCTGCCGGTTGCACCATCAAGCTGTCGAAAGAGTCGATCACCGAGTACCTGCAGTCCAACATCACCCTGCTGCGCTGGATGATCGGCGAAGGCTACGGCGATGCGCGTACTCTGGAGCGTCGCGCTCAAGCGATGGAAGCCTGGATCGCCAACCCTGAACTGATGGAAGCCGATGCCGACGCCGAATACGCCGAAGTCATCGAAATCGATCTGGCCGAGATCAACGAGCCTGTACTCTGCGCGCCAAACGATCCGGACGACGCCCGTCTGCTGTCCAGCGTTGCTGGCGAGAAGATCGACGAAGTGTTCATCGGTTCGTGCATGACCAACATCGGTCACTTCCGCGCTGCCGGTAAACTGCTGGAGCAGGTCAAGGGTCAGCTGCCAACCCGTCTGTGGCTGTCGCCGCCGACCAAGATGGACGCTCACCAACTGACCGAAGAAGGCTACTACGGCATCTACGGCAAGGCCGGCGCACGCATGGAAATGCCAGGCTGCTCGCTGTGCATGGGTAACCAGGCACGCGTTGAGCCGAACAGCACTGTGGTCTCGACTTCCACGCGTAACTTCCCGAACCGTCTGGGCGACGGCGCGAACGTCTACCTGGCCTCGGCCGAGCTGGCGTCCGTTGCTTCGATCCTGGGTCGCCTGCCGACCGTCGAGGAGTACATGGAATACGCTGGCAAGATCGACAGCATGGCGGCCGATGTCTACCGCTACCTGTCCTTCGACCAGATCGCCGAGTTCCGCGAAGCCGCTGCGAACGCCAAGATCCCGGTCGTTCAAGCCTAA
- a CDS encoding DUF1289 domain-containing protein: MPNQTIKTPCVGLCSTVYGDLVCRGCKRFHHEVIHWNGYDEEQKRAVWLRLEQLLSQVMASKVEIFDPARLRQQLEQRKIRFVPHQSEYCWAYQLIARGARVIVNLEAYGMVLLPEFRDWNLPELRDAIDREFFLLSEAHYQRYIAPGFLKDAFGA, from the coding sequence ATGCCCAATCAGACCATCAAGACTCCCTGCGTCGGCCTCTGCTCCACTGTTTACGGTGACTTGGTCTGCCGTGGCTGCAAGCGTTTCCACCACGAAGTGATCCACTGGAATGGTTATGACGAGGAGCAGAAGCGCGCGGTGTGGCTGCGTCTGGAGCAGTTGCTGTCACAAGTGATGGCAAGCAAGGTCGAGATCTTCGACCCGGCGCGCCTGCGCCAACAGCTGGAACAGCGCAAGATCCGCTTCGTGCCGCATCAGTCGGAATATTGCTGGGCCTATCAGCTGATTGCCCGCGGCGCACGGGTGATCGTTAATCTGGAAGCGTACGGGATGGTTTTGCTGCCGGAGTTTCGCGACTGGAACCTGCCGGAACTGCGCGATGCCATTGATCGGGAATTCTTCCTGCTGTCGGAAGCGCATTATCAGCGCTACATCGCCCCCGGGTTCCTCAAGGACGCCTTCGGCGCCTGA
- a CDS encoding universal stress protein — protein sequence MQAIRSILVVIEPEHAESLALKRAKLIAGVTQAHLHLLVCDKKHDHAGLLSVLKAALLAEGYSVTTEQAWNESLHETIIDVQQAEGCGLVIKQHFPDSSLKKALLTPADWKLLRHCPTPVLLVKTTGSWKDRVILAAIDVGNADGEHRHLHTTIIDHGYDIASLAKAHLHVITAHPSPMLSAADPTFQLKSTIEAKYREQCRAFQAEFDVDDEHLHIEEGPADVLIPYLAHKLQAAVTVIGTVARSGLSGALIGNTAEAVLDALESDVLVLKPQEVEDHLVELAVKH from the coding sequence ATGCAAGCCATTCGCAGCATCCTGGTGGTCATCGAACCCGAACACGCGGAAAGCCTGGCGCTCAAACGCGCCAAGCTGATCGCCGGCGTAACCCAGGCCCATCTGCATCTGCTGGTGTGCGACAAGAAGCACGATCACGCCGGTCTGCTCAGCGTGCTCAAGGCTGCGCTGCTGGCCGAAGGCTATAGCGTGACCACCGAACAGGCATGGAACGAGAGCCTGCATGAAACCATCATCGATGTGCAGCAGGCCGAGGGTTGCGGACTGGTGATCAAACAGCATTTCCCTGATAGCTCGTTGAAAAAAGCCTTGCTGACGCCGGCAGACTGGAAACTGCTGCGCCACTGCCCTACCCCGGTGCTGCTGGTGAAAACCACTGGGTCATGGAAAGACCGGGTGATTCTGGCGGCAATCGACGTCGGCAATGCCGATGGCGAACACCGGCATCTGCACACCACGATCATTGATCACGGCTACGACATCGCCAGCCTGGCCAAGGCGCACCTGCATGTGATCACCGCGCACCCGTCGCCGATGCTCTCGGCGGCAGATCCGACCTTCCAGCTCAAATCGACGATAGAAGCCAAATATCGCGAACAGTGCCGGGCGTTTCAGGCCGAGTTCGATGTCGACGACGAGCATTTGCATATCGAAGAAGGCCCGGCGGACGTCTTGATCCCTTATCTGGCGCACAAGCTGCAGGCGGCGGTGACGGTGATTGGCACCGTGGCGCGCAGCGGCTTGTCAGGCGCATTGATCGGCAATACCGCCGAAGCGGTGCTCGATGCGCTCGAAAGCGACGTGCTGGTGCTCAAGCCGCAGGAGGTTGAAGATCATCTGGTGGAGCTGGCGGTGAAACACTGA
- the miaE gene encoding tRNA-(ms[2]io[6]A)-hydroxylase, with protein sequence MILPEIHEFLGCCTPDAWVQAALADQETLLIDHKNCEFKAASTALSLIAKYHSHVDLINMMSRLAREELVHHEQVMRIMKRRKIELRQLHAGRYASGLRKVVRSHEPVKLVDTLVVGAFIEARSCERFEALVPHLDEELGKFYFGLLKSEARHFQGYLKLAYQYGEAKDVAQVIEKVRAAEQELIESPDEEFRFHSGVPAAVC encoded by the coding sequence ATGATCCTTCCCGAAATCCACGAATTCCTTGGCTGCTGCACCCCCGACGCCTGGGTTCAGGCCGCCCTGGCCGATCAGGAAACCCTGCTGATCGATCACAAGAACTGCGAGTTCAAGGCCGCCAGCACCGCCCTGAGCCTGATTGCCAAGTACCATTCCCATGTCGACCTGATCAACATGATGTCGCGTCTGGCCCGGGAAGAGCTGGTGCACCACGAGCAAGTGATGCGCATCATGAAACGGCGCAAGATCGAACTGCGTCAGCTGCACGCCGGTCGTTACGCCTCGGGTCTGCGCAAAGTCGTGCGCAGCCATGAACCGGTGAAACTGGTCGATACGCTGGTGGTCGGCGCGTTTATCGAAGCGCGCAGTTGCGAGCGTTTCGAGGCGCTGGTGCCGCATCTGGACGAAGAACTCGGCAAATTCTACTTCGGCCTGCTCAAAAGCGAAGCGCGGCATTTTCAGGGTTATCTGAAACTGGCCTATCAATACGGCGAGGCGAAAGACGTCGCGCAGGTCATTGAAAAGGTCCGCGCCGCCGAGCAGGAATTGATCGAGTCGCCGGACGAAGAATTCCGCTTCCACAGCGGTGTGCCCGCCGCCGTTTGTTAA
- a CDS encoding winged helix-turn-helix domain-containing protein: MDNLGFGKVLLVEDDERLAALIAHFLEQHGYEVRVVHRGDLAVAAFLEFKPRVLVLDLMLPGQSGLQVCREIRSVSDTPIVMLTAKEDDLDHILGLESGADDYLIKPIKPPVLLARLRALQRRQVPDNSVVSFLEFGLLSIDRSCREVRLSGELIELTTMEFELLWLLASAAGKILSRDDILNRMRGIAFDGLNRSVDVYISKLRNKLKDNPREPVCIKTVWGKGYLFNPFAWEL, translated from the coding sequence ATGGATAACCTGGGTTTTGGCAAAGTCCTGCTGGTGGAAGACGATGAGCGTCTGGCGGCGCTGATCGCGCACTTCCTCGAACAACATGGCTACGAGGTCCGCGTGGTGCATCGCGGCGATCTGGCCGTGGCGGCTTTTCTCGAATTCAAACCCAGGGTGCTGGTGCTCGATCTGATGCTGCCGGGGCAGAGCGGGCTGCAGGTGTGCCGCGAGATCCGCAGCGTGTCGGACACGCCGATCGTGATGCTGACCGCCAAGGAAGACGACCTCGACCATATTCTCGGCCTCGAATCCGGCGCCGACGATTACCTGATCAAACCGATCAAGCCGCCAGTGCTGCTCGCGCGGCTGCGCGCATTGCAGCGGCGGCAGGTGCCGGACAACAGCGTAGTGAGCTTTCTCGAGTTCGGTCTGTTGAGCATCGACCGCAGTTGCCGTGAAGTACGGCTGAGCGGCGAACTCATCGAGTTGACCACCATGGAGTTCGAACTGCTGTGGTTGCTGGCCAGCGCGGCGGGCAAGATTCTTTCACGCGATGACATTCTCAACCGCATGCGCGGGATTGCCTTTGATGGGCTCAACCGCAGCGTCGACGTGTACATCAGCAAATTACGCAACAAGCTCAAGGACAACCCGCGCGAACCGGTGTGCATCAAGACCGTGTGGGGCAAGGGTTATCTGTTCAATCCGTTTGCGTGGGAGCTGTAA
- a CDS encoding ATP-binding protein: protein MLRLFLGLFLVMTLGLVAALQTVEHTFNALLDNQMQAYNREAVRGQAWSLVDHLRGTQGAQREQKLDSLRKHYGLSLSLVEAAQLALTAQEKAELAQNLLVIRDDYTQFISNIDGGSQLLSIKLPPEPSLMPFYISAAYVMLAVLIGIVLFFWVRPHWRDLEKLRMAAERFGANDLSVRIQLSRRSNIRDLAEHFNLMAARIEGLIANQRELTNAVSHELRTPIARLSFELDQLRQQPGASQNRELIADMYADLGELEEMVSELLTYASLEHGATVIKRENIQAANWLDSVVGSVALEAEAAGIELLIGDCRVDTVRIEPRFMARAVINLLRNAIRYAEQRVEVTLVRSGDVYEVRVCDDGPGVPIDGREKIFEPFSRLDASRDRRTGGFGLGLALVRRVSQSHGGQVEVGDSTWGGAVFRMTWAHLD from the coding sequence ATGCTGCGCTTGTTTCTCGGTTTGTTTCTGGTCATGACCCTCGGCCTGGTGGCGGCGTTGCAGACCGTCGAACATACGTTCAATGCGTTGCTCGACAATCAGATGCAGGCTTACAACCGCGAAGCGGTGCGTGGACAGGCGTGGTCGCTGGTCGATCATTTGCGCGGCACACAGGGGGCGCAGCGTGAGCAAAAACTCGACAGCTTACGCAAGCACTATGGGCTTTCGCTCAGCCTGGTCGAGGCTGCGCAACTGGCGCTGACGGCGCAGGAAAAAGCCGAGCTGGCGCAGAATCTGCTGGTGATTCGCGACGATTACACCCAGTTCATCAGCAACATCGATGGCGGCTCGCAATTGCTCAGCATCAAGCTGCCGCCGGAGCCGAGCCTGATGCCGTTCTACATCAGTGCCGCCTACGTCATGCTCGCGGTGCTGATCGGCATCGTGCTGTTTTTCTGGGTTCGCCCGCACTGGCGCGATCTGGAAAAGCTGCGCATGGCCGCCGAGCGTTTTGGCGCTAACGATCTGTCGGTGCGTATTCAATTGTCCAGGCGCTCGAACATTCGTGATCTGGCCGAACACTTCAACTTGATGGCGGCGCGCATCGAGGGCCTGATCGCCAATCAGCGTGAGTTGACCAATGCGGTATCCCACGAACTGCGCACGCCGATTGCGCGGTTGTCGTTTGAACTCGATCAGCTCAGACAGCAGCCCGGCGCCAGCCAGAATCGCGAGCTGATTGCCGACATGTACGCCGATCTGGGCGAGCTGGAGGAAATGGTTTCGGAGCTGCTGACCTACGCCAGCCTCGAGCACGGTGCCACGGTGATCAAACGGGAGAATATCCAGGCAGCCAACTGGCTCGACAGCGTGGTCGGCAGTGTCGCACTGGAGGCGGAGGCGGCCGGCATCGAGTTGTTGATTGGTGATTGCCGTGTCGACACCGTGCGCATCGAACCGCGCTTCATGGCGCGCGCGGTGATCAACCTGCTGCGCAATGCCATTCGTTATGCCGAGCAGCGCGTTGAAGTGACGTTGGTGCGCAGCGGCGACGTGTACGAAGTGCGGGTCTGCGATGACGGGCCGGGCGTGCCGATCGATGGCCGGGAGAAAATCTTTGAGCCGTTCTCGCGACTGGATGCCAGTCGCGATCGGCGCACCGGTGGCTTTGGTTTGGGCTTGGCGTTGGTGCGGCGGGTGTCGCAGTCCCATGGCGGGCAGGTTGAAGTGGGGGATTCGACGTGGGGTGGGGCAGTGTTTCGGATGACCTGGGCGCATCTGGATTGA
- a CDS encoding GFA family protein: MHLEGSCHCGEVTFSLDSAHPYPYQRCYCSICRKTQGGGGYAINLGGDASSLKVRGRKHISIYHAKMKNPGDQRAHRSSAERHFCSLCGSGLWLFSPEWPELIHPFASAIDTALPVPPEYTHLMLGSKASWVEIEAKAKDQQFAEYPEESIAQWHERLGVTR, encoded by the coding sequence ATGCACCTCGAAGGCTCCTGCCATTGCGGCGAGGTCACGTTCAGCCTCGACAGCGCCCACCCCTACCCTTATCAACGCTGCTATTGCTCGATCTGCCGCAAGACCCAAGGCGGCGGCGGTTACGCGATCAACCTTGGCGGCGACGCGTCCAGCCTCAAGGTGCGCGGACGCAAACACATCAGCATCTACCACGCGAAAATGAAAAACCCCGGCGATCAGCGCGCCCATCGCAGCAGCGCCGAACGGCACTTCTGCTCACTGTGCGGCAGCGGCCTGTGGCTGTTCAGTCCGGAGTGGCCAGAGCTGATCCATCCGTTTGCCTCGGCTATCGATACAGCGCTGCCGGTGCCGCCGGAATACACGCATTTGATGCTCGGGTCGAAAGCGTCGTGGGTTGAAATCGAGGCGAAAGCCAAGGATCAGCAATTTGCTGAATACCCCGAAGAATCGATTGCCCAGTGGCATGAACGCCTCGGTGTGACCCGCTGA
- the glsB gene encoding glutaminase B produces the protein MQALLNEILDAVRPLIGQGKVADYIPVLGTVPANQLGIAVYGNDGEMYCAGDAETPFSVQSISKVFSLVQAIDHSGEAIWERLGHEPSGQPFNSLVQLEFERGRPRNPFINAGALVICDINQSRFAAPTLSMRDFVRRLSGNPQIMIDGKVADSEYQHRARNAAMAYLMQSFGNFHNDVEAVLRSYFSHCALRMNCIDLARAFCFLANDGFCKHSGERILTPRQTQQVNSIMATSGLYDEAGNFAYRVGLPGKSGVGGGIVAVVPGQFTVCVWSPELNAAGNSLAGMAALELLSSRIGWSVF, from the coding sequence ATGCAAGCGCTGTTGAACGAGATCCTTGACGCTGTCCGCCCGTTGATCGGGCAGGGCAAAGTGGCTGATTACATCCCCGTCCTCGGCACCGTGCCGGCCAATCAGCTGGGCATCGCCGTGTACGGGAATGACGGCGAGATGTACTGCGCCGGCGACGCCGAAACGCCGTTCTCGGTGCAGAGTATTTCCAAGGTGTTCAGCCTGGTACAGGCGATCGATCATTCCGGCGAAGCGATCTGGGAGCGTCTCGGCCACGAGCCTTCCGGGCAGCCATTCAACTCGCTGGTGCAACTGGAATTCGAACGCGGCCGGCCACGCAATCCGTTCATCAATGCCGGTGCACTGGTGATTTGCGACATCAATCAGTCACGCTTCGCCGCGCCGACCTTGTCGATGCGCGACTTCGTTCGGCGCCTGTCGGGCAATCCGCAAATCATGATCGACGGCAAAGTCGCCGATTCCGAATACCAGCACCGCGCGCGCAATGCGGCGATGGCGTACCTGATGCAGTCGTTCGGCAATTTCCACAACGATGTCGAAGCGGTGCTGCGCAGTTATTTCAGCCACTGTGCACTGCGCATGAACTGCATCGATCTGGCCCGGGCCTTCTGCTTTCTGGCCAACGACGGTTTCTGCAAACACAGCGGCGAGCGCATCCTCACGCCGCGGCAGACCCAACAAGTCAATTCGATCATGGCCACCAGCGGGCTGTATGACGAGGCCGGCAACTTCGCCTACCGCGTCGGTTTGCCGGGCAAGAGCGGCGTCGGTGGCGGGATCGTCGCGGTGGTGCCGGGGCAGTTCACGGTCTGCGTGTGGTCGCCGGAACTCAACGCCGCCGGTAATTCGCTGGCGGGGATGGCGGCGCTGGAATTGCTCAGCTCACGGATTGGCTGGTCGGTTTTCTGA